From Cellulophaga lytica DSM 7489, a single genomic window includes:
- a CDS encoding ABC transporter permease codes for MGKLGLIIKREYLAKVKNKSFIIMTFLSPILMVGMVALVLYLAMLNDSDKRVITVLNESSFFTEDFNNTESTSVVRLKNLSLEQAKDSTEQLGYYGLVFIPNGNTLEEVANSAYFFSKESPTDGFLDDLEDIFQYRLKQKRLEQLGVSQEQYSAISKNFSIHTATFQGKENLKGLNELNAIIGGGFGYLIMMFIIIYGSFVMRSVIEEKTSRVIEVIISSVKPFQLMMGKIIGTSLAGVTQFIIWVVSGSLLFLIVFLVFDLDVGALQNGGANLPQAQAMQMANSSMPNDMQKYADMFVQIPWVSLFSFFLVYFVLGYLIYSSIYAAIGAAVDNETDTQQFMLPVISPLMLAIYVGFISVFSNPHGPVAVGFSLFPLTSPIVMLMRLSSGIGEGGVPIWQLVVSIALLIVTFLSIVWLAAKIYRIGILMYGKKPSYKDLYKWLKY; via the coding sequence GTGGGTAAATTAGGCTTAATTATAAAAAGGGAGTATTTAGCTAAAGTAAAAAATAAGTCGTTTATAATAATGACTTTTTTAAGTCCTATTTTAATGGTAGGTATGGTTGCTTTGGTATTGTATTTGGCTATGCTAAATGACAGTGATAAAAGAGTAATTACAGTTTTAAACGAAAGTAGCTTTTTTACTGAAGATTTTAACAACACAGAAAGTACATCTGTTGTACGTTTAAAAAATCTAAGTTTAGAACAAGCAAAAGACTCTACAGAGCAACTTGGGTATTATGGTTTGGTGTTTATACCAAATGGCAATACGTTAGAAGAGGTTGCTAATTCAGCTTACTTTTTTTCTAAAGAGTCTCCTACAGATGGTTTTTTAGATGATTTAGAAGATATTTTTCAGTACCGTCTTAAACAAAAAAGATTAGAGCAATTAGGGGTTTCGCAAGAGCAATATAGTGCTATTAGTAAAAACTTTTCTATACACACGGCTACTTTTCAAGGTAAAGAAAATTTAAAAGGGTTAAATGAGCTTAACGCTATAATTGGTGGTGGCTTTGGGTATTTAATAATGATGTTTATTATTATATACGGTAGTTTTGTAATGCGTAGTGTTATTGAAGAAAAGACAAGTAGAGTAATAGAGGTTATTATTTCATCGGTTAAACCTTTTCAGTTAATGATGGGTAAAATAATAGGAACCTCTTTAGCAGGTGTAACTCAGTTTATAATTTGGGTGGTGTCTGGTTCACTATTGTTTTTAATTGTTTTTTTAGTGTTTGATTTAGATGTTGGTGCTTTGCAAAACGGAGGTGCTAATTTGCCACAGGCTCAGGCTATGCAAATGGCAAACAGTAGTATGCCAAATGATATGCAAAAATATGCAGATATGTTTGTGCAAATACCTTGGGTTTCTTTATTTAGTTTTTTCTTGGTATATTTTGTTTTAGGATATTTAATATACAGTTCTATATATGCTGCAATTGGTGCTGCTGTAGATAATGAAACAGACACACAGCAGTTTATGTTGCCAGTAATATCTCCGCTAATGCTAGCAATTTATGTTGGTTTTATATCGGTGTTTAGTAATCCTCACGGCCCAGTGGCAGTAGGTTTTTCTTTATTTCCGTTAACGTCGCCAATAGTAATGCTAATGCGTTTGTCTTCTGGTATAGGAGAAGGTGGTGTGCCAATATGGCAATTGGTAGTTTCTATAGCTTTGTTAATAGTAACATTTTTGTCTATAGTTTGGTTAGCTGCTAAAATTTATAGAATAGGGATATTAATGTATGGTAAAAAACCAAGCTACAAAGACTTGTACAAGTGGTTAAAATATTAG
- a CDS encoding ABC transporter ATP-binding protein produces the protein MNTILAAKGVSKKFGDHTALNNVSLEIPKNCIYGLLGPNGAGKTTLIRIINQITFPDTGAVFFDGEPLKPEHIATIGYLPEERGLYKSMKVGEQALYLAQLKGLSKAEATKRLKYWFDRLDIGDWWNKKVQELSKGMAQKIQFVVTVLHQPKLLIFDEPFSGFDPINANIIKDEILHLKEQGASIIFSTHRMESVEELCEYIALIHQSEKILDGKLSDIKNEYKNNIFNVGLQVTNENDVLKKLEEKHKIWTPSYNVQDEQLNFKIQLPSNDTGALLGYLSEKGKVNHFVETIPSANDIFIQTVKSKTK, from the coding sequence ATGAATACTATTTTGGCGGCAAAAGGTGTTTCTAAAAAATTTGGAGACCACACAGCCCTAAACAATGTTTCCTTAGAAATTCCTAAGAATTGTATATATGGTCTGCTAGGGCCAAATGGCGCAGGAAAAACTACGCTAATACGTATTATAAATCAGATTACCTTTCCAGATACGGGAGCTGTTTTTTTTGATGGTGAACCTTTAAAACCTGAACATATTGCTACTATTGGTTATTTGCCTGAAGAAAGGGGTTTGTATAAAAGTATGAAGGTTGGTGAGCAAGCTTTGTATTTGGCTCAGTTAAAAGGCTTATCTAAAGCAGAGGCAACAAAACGACTTAAATATTGGTTTGATAGGTTAGATATAGGAGATTGGTGGAATAAAAAAGTGCAAGAATTATCTAAAGGTATGGCGCAAAAAATACAGTTTGTAGTAACTGTACTTCATCAACCAAAATTATTAATTTTTGATGAGCCTTTTAGTGGTTTTGATCCTATTAACGCTAACATTATTAAAGATGAAATTCTTCATTTAAAAGAACAAGGTGCTTCTATTATATTTTCTACTCATCGTATGGAGTCTGTAGAGGAATTGTGTGAGTATATAGCACTTATACATCAGTCAGAAAAAATATTAGACGGCAAATTATCAGACATTAAAAATGAATATAAAAACAATATTTTTAATGTAGGTCTGCAAGTGACTAATGAAAATGATGTTTTAAAAAAGTTAGAAGAAAAACATAAAATCTGGACACCATCATACAACGTACAAGATGAACAGTTAAATTTTAAAATACAACTGCCTTCTAATGATACTGGTGCGTTATTAGGGTATTTATCAGAAAAAGGAAAAGTAAACCACTTTGTAGAAACTATACCGTCTGCAAACGATATTTTTATACAAACCGTAAAAAGCAAAACAAAGTAG
- the dnaJ gene encoding molecular chaperone DnaJ: protein MKEDFYSILGITKNATAAEIKKAYRKKAIEFHPDKNPGDAKAEEMFKKAAEAYEILSDPDKKARYDQYGHAAFEGGAGGGGGGFGGMNMDDIFSQFGDIFGGGGFSGGFGGFGGGGQRRVKGSNLRIRVKLTLEEVANGVEKKVKVKRKVQADGVTYNTCTTCNGSGQVTKIANTILGRMQTSATCSTCGGSGQIIDKKPAGADAQGLIAKEETVSIKIPGGVEDGMQLKVPGKGNSAPGNGVNGDLIVLIETEEHSTLKREGDNLHYDLYISIPEAVLGTSKEIDAVGGKVRIKLEEGIQSGKILRLRGKGITSLNGYGSGDLLVHVNVWTPKGLNKEQREFFERMRDSENFTPQPEKSDKSFFEKVKDMFS, encoded by the coding sequence ATGAAAGAAGATTTTTACAGCATATTAGGCATTACTAAAAATGCAACTGCAGCAGAAATAAAAAAAGCATACCGTAAAAAGGCTATAGAATTTCATCCAGATAAAAATCCTGGTGATGCTAAAGCAGAGGAGATGTTTAAAAAAGCAGCAGAAGCATATGAAATTTTAAGTGATCCTGATAAAAAAGCAAGATATGATCAATACGGTCACGCAGCCTTTGAAGGTGGTGCTGGCGGTGGCGGCGGCGGCTTCGGCGGTATGAATATGGATGATATCTTTAGTCAGTTTGGAGATATCTTTGGCGGAGGCGGCTTTAGTGGCGGCTTTGGCGGTTTTGGCGGAGGCGGCCAACGTAGAGTTAAAGGTTCTAATTTAAGAATTAGAGTTAAGTTAACTTTAGAAGAAGTGGCTAATGGCGTAGAAAAAAAGGTTAAAGTTAAACGTAAGGTACAAGCAGACGGTGTTACATATAACACGTGTACTACGTGTAACGGCTCTGGTCAGGTTACTAAAATTGCAAATACTATTTTAGGAAGAATGCAAACTTCTGCTACTTGTAGCACTTGTGGTGGTAGTGGTCAAATTATAGATAAAAAACCAGCTGGTGCAGATGCACAAGGTTTAATTGCAAAAGAAGAAACGGTATCTATTAAAATACCTGGTGGTGTAGAAGATGGTATGCAGTTAAAAGTACCTGGTAAAGGTAATAGTGCTCCTGGTAACGGTGTAAACGGAGACCTTATTGTACTTATAGAGACTGAAGAACACAGCACTTTAAAAAGAGAAGGAGATAACTTGCATTATGATTTATACATAAGTATTCCTGAAGCAGTTTTGGGTACTTCTAAAGAGATTGATGCTGTTGGTGGTAAAGTGCGTATAAAGCTAGAAGAAGGTATACAATCTGGTAAAATTTTACGCTTAAGAGGTAAAGGTATTACAAGTCTAAATGGCTATGGTAGCGGAGACCTTTTAGTACACGTAAATGTTTGGACACCAAAAGGGTTAAATAAAGAGCAAAGAGAGTTTTTTGAGCGTATGAGAGATAGTGAAAACTTTACTCCTCAGCCTGAAAAATCAGACAAATCTTTTTTTGAGAAAGTAAAAGATATGTTCTCTTAA
- a CDS encoding nucleotide exchange factor GrpE translates to MSKKDKAEEVAQEEKINKAAEEVKESTETTEEETVELSVEEQLQQDLAKEKDKFLRLFAEFENYKKRTSKERMDLFKTAGQEVIVSMLPVMDDFDRAMKEISKSEDKELVTGVELIQNKFKETLKGKGLLEIEVVQGDAFDADVHEAITQIPAPDEKLKGKIIDVIEKGFTLGDKIIRHPKVVVGN, encoded by the coding sequence ATGAGTAAAAAAGATAAAGCTGAAGAAGTAGCACAAGAAGAAAAAATAAATAAAGCTGCTGAAGAAGTTAAGGAAAGTACAGAAACTACTGAAGAAGAAACGGTAGAGTTGTCTGTTGAAGAACAATTGCAACAAGACTTAGCTAAAGAAAAAGATAAGTTTTTACGTTTGTTTGCTGAGTTTGAAAACTATAAAAAAAGAACATCTAAAGAACGTATGGACTTGTTTAAAACAGCAGGTCAAGAAGTTATAGTGTCTATGCTTCCGGTTATGGATGATTTTGACAGAGCTATGAAAGAAATTTCTAAGTCTGAAGATAAAGAGCTAGTTACCGGTGTAGAGCTTATACAAAATAAATTTAAAGAGACTTTAAAAGGAAAAGGATTATTAGAAATAGAAGTAGTACAAGGTGACGCGTTTGATGCTGACGTACACGAAGCTATTACGCAAATACCTGCCCCTGATGAAAAGTTAAAAGGGAAAATTATAGACGTAATAGAAAAAGGATTTACGTTAGGAGATAAAATTATTCGTCACCCAAAAGTTGTTGTTGGGAACTAA
- the mnmD gene encoding tRNA (5-methylaminomethyl-2-thiouridine)(34)-methyltransferase MnmD: MKRKIITTGDGSKTIQIEDWNEQYHSIHGAVQEAYHVFIKHGLSLFKDEPVSILEIGFGTGLNAIITAIEAPKSNLNIDYTGVEAYPVEAEEVAELNYIAQLNASNFEDVFNKMHNVNWEVKTDILPNFNLLKREQNFLDITDKEAYNLIYFDAFGARVQPELWTENIFGIMYNALQTNGVLVTYAAKGSVRRAMLAVGFKVERLPGPPGKREMLRATKL, encoded by the coding sequence TTGAAACGTAAAATAATAACAACAGGTGATGGTTCTAAAACCATACAAATAGAGGATTGGAACGAACAGTACCACTCTATACACGGGGCAGTACAAGAAGCTTATCACGTATTTATAAAACACGGCTTATCTTTATTTAAGGATGAGCCTGTTTCTATTTTAGAAATTGGTTTTGGAACTGGACTAAATGCTATAATTACGGCAATTGAGGCACCAAAAAGCAATTTAAATATAGATTATACAGGGGTAGAGGCATATCCTGTAGAAGCAGAAGAAGTTGCAGAGCTCAATTATATAGCGCAATTAAATGCTTCTAATTTTGAAGATGTATTTAATAAAATGCACAATGTAAATTGGGAGGTTAAAACAGACATATTACCAAATTTTAACCTGCTAAAAAGAGAGCAAAATTTTTTAGACATCACAGATAAAGAAGCATACAACCTTATATATTTTGATGCTTTTGGAGCTAGGGTACAGCCAGAACTTTGGACAGAAAACATTTTTGGTATTATGTACAACGCATTGCAAACTAATGGGGTGTTGGTAACTTATGCGGCTAAAGGTAGTGTTAGGCGTGCAATGTTGGCAGTTGGTTTTAAAGTAGAACGCTTGCCAGGACCTCCAGGAAAAAGAGAAATGCTTAGAGCAACCAAGCTATAA
- a CDS encoding DUF4920 domain-containing protein, with protein sequence MKSFNILLVVILLFMSCKEAKKETVVQEPEQKTEELASFGEKITKDNAKVTKEMASVYHNLAVADTVTTKFTGKVLDVCQSKGCWMKLDLGDGEQAMVKFKDYGFFMPKDITGKEVVVNGKAFIEQMSVDEQQHYAEDGGATKEEIAQITTPKKTYRFEADGVLLKE encoded by the coding sequence ATGAAAAGTTTTAACATTTTGCTTGTAGTAATTTTATTGTTTATGTCTTGCAAAGAGGCAAAAAAAGAAACCGTAGTTCAGGAACCTGAGCAAAAAACAGAAGAATTAGCATCTTTTGGTGAAAAAATCACAAAAGATAATGCTAAAGTTACTAAAGAAATGGCATCTGTATACCATAATTTAGCAGTTGCAGATACGGTAACAACAAAATTTACAGGTAAGGTATTAGATGTTTGTCAGTCTAAAGGCTGTTGGATGAAGTTAGATTTAGGAGATGGTGAGCAAGCTATGGTAAAATTTAAAGACTATGGCTTTTTTATGCCAAAAGATATAACTGGTAAGGAAGTTGTAGTAAACGGAAAAGCTTTTATTGAGCAAATGTCTGTAGATGAACAACAACACTATGCAGAAGATGGTGGAGCAACTAAAGAAGAAATAGCACAAATTACAACTCCTAAAAAAACATATAGGTTTGAGGCAGACGGAGTGCTTTTAAAAGAGTAA
- a CDS encoding branched-chain amino acid aminotransferase: MDVTTNQISVEKTKNTKINDVDFNNLSFGSIYMDHMLVCDYKNGAWEAPKVVPYQPISLDPSAKIFHYGQSIFEGMKAYKDEQDTIWMFRPLDNHKRLNLSAKRLAIPEIPENYFMEGLKALLKTDSDWIPQSPGSSLYIRPFIFATGLGFHASPADEYKFVICGAPSGSYFSGEVKVLIEETYSRSANGGVGFAKAGGNYAGQFYPTKLAQDKGYQQVIWTDDNTHEYIEEAGAMNVFVRINDTLLTCPTSDRILDGITRKSILKIAEDEGIKTEVRKIKVQELVDAAKDGSLKEMFGAGTAAVISPIAGFGFRDNDYMLPTNLENSYATLLKDRITSIQYNKAEDKFGWRFKVE, encoded by the coding sequence ATGGATGTTACTACAAACCAAATTAGTGTAGAAAAAACAAAAAACACTAAAATTAACGATGTTGATTTTAATAATCTTTCGTTTGGAAGTATTTATATGGATCATATGTTGGTCTGTGATTACAAAAATGGCGCCTGGGAAGCTCCTAAAGTTGTGCCTTATCAGCCAATTTCTTTAGACCCTTCTGCTAAAATTTTTCACTACGGGCAATCTATTTTCGAAGGAATGAAAGCTTACAAGGATGAGCAAGACACCATTTGGATGTTTCGTCCTCTAGACAACCATAAACGTTTAAACTTATCTGCTAAAAGATTAGCTATCCCAGAAATTCCTGAAAACTACTTTATGGAAGGCCTTAAGGCTTTATTAAAGACAGATAGTGATTGGATTCCTCAATCTCCAGGAAGCTCTTTATACATTAGACCTTTTATTTTTGCTACCGGATTAGGCTTCCACGCATCTCCTGCAGATGAATACAAGTTTGTTATTTGTGGCGCCCCTTCTGGATCTTATTTTTCTGGCGAAGTAAAAGTACTTATTGAAGAAACTTACTCTAGATCTGCAAATGGTGGTGTTGGTTTTGCTAAAGCAGGTGGTAACTATGCTGGACAATTTTACCCAACTAAACTTGCACAGGACAAAGGATACCAACAAGTAATTTGGACAGATGACAATACGCATGAGTACATTGAAGAAGCTGGTGCTATGAATGTTTTTGTACGTATTAATGATACTCTTTTAACGTGCCCAACTAGTGACCGCATACTAGATGGTATTACACGTAAAAGTATTTTAAAAATTGCTGAAGACGAAGGTATTAAAACCGAAGTACGTAAAATAAAAGTACAAGAATTAGTAGACGCTGCTAAAGATGGTAGTTTAAAAGAAATGTTTGGTGCAGGTACTGCTGCTGTAATTTCTCCTATTGCAGGTTTTGGTTTTAGAGATAATGACTATATGTTACCTACTAACCTAGAAAACAGTTACGCTACTTTATTAAAAGACCGTATTACTAGCATACAATACAATAAAGCTGAAGATAAATTTGGATGGCGTTTTAAGGTTGAATAA
- a CDS encoding nucleoside triphosphate pyrophosphohydrolase family protein, with protein sequence MKNKLKAVELFHKSFGAGVSEELKADLGQQKNLLRFNLMDEENKEYLEAANNNDMVEVADALGDMLYILCGTILEHGMQYKIEEVFDEIQQSNMSKLGADGKPVYREDGKILKGPNYFRPSIEAILKK encoded by the coding sequence ATGAAAAATAAACTTAAAGCGGTAGAGTTATTTCATAAATCTTTTGGAGCTGGGGTTTCTGAAGAATTAAAAGCAGATTTAGGACAGCAAAAAAATTTATTGCGCTTTAACCTTATGGATGAAGAAAATAAGGAGTACTTAGAAGCGGCTAATAATAATGATATGGTTGAAGTAGCAGATGCTTTAGGTGATATGCTGTATATTTTATGTGGTACTATATTAGAGCATGGTATGCAGTATAAAATTGAAGAGGTTTTTGATGAAATACAGCAAAGTAATATGAGTAAGCTAGGTGCAGATGGTAAACCAGTTTACAGAGAAGACGGTAAAATATTAAAAGGGCCTAACTACTTTAGGCCAAGTATAGAAGCTATTCTTAAAAAATAA
- the crcB gene encoding fluoride efflux transporter CrcB: MKQLLLVFLGGGVGSVLRFLISKTLNSSFQPYFLGTFLVNILGSLLIGFIIGLTLKGNYLTENQALLLATGFCGGFTTFSTFALENQSLLKNGDLLHFTFYTLLSISIGIFAVIGGLWISKSI; this comes from the coding sequence ATGAAACAGTTGTTACTTGTTTTTTTAGGAGGAGGTGTAGGTAGTGTATTGCGTTTTCTTATTAGCAAAACACTAAATAGTTCATTTCAACCCTACTTTTTAGGAACCTTTTTAGTTAATATATTAGGCAGTTTACTTATTGGCTTTATAATAGGACTAACTTTAAAAGGTAATTACCTTACAGAAAACCAAGCATTATTATTAGCTACTGGATTTTGTGGAGGCTTTACTACATTTTCTACTTTTGCATTAGAAAACCAATCTCTATTAAAAAATGGCGATCTTTTGCATTTTACTTTTTATACCTTATTAAGTATCTCTATTGGTATTTTTGCCGTAATAGGCGGTTTATGGATTTCTAAATCCATATAA
- a CDS encoding P-II family nitrogen regulator translates to MKKIEAIIRKSQFDDVKKALHQIEVNFFSYWDVTGVGNEKQGHVYRGISYSTTDIQRRYLSIIVSDEFLEKTVNTILESAYTGNVGDGKIFVSEIIDAYRIRTKENGHAGIN, encoded by the coding sequence ATGAAAAAAATTGAAGCAATTATTAGAAAATCTCAATTTGATGATGTAAAAAAAGCATTACACCAAATTGAAGTGAATTTTTTTAGTTACTGGGATGTAACTGGAGTAGGAAATGAAAAACAAGGACACGTATACAGAGGAATATCTTACAGCACAACTGATATTCAAAGAAGATACCTATCTATTATAGTTTCAGATGAGTTTTTAGAAAAAACTGTAAATACAATTTTAGAATCTGCTTACACAGGCAATGTAGGTGACGGAAAAATATTTGTATCTGAAATTATAGATGCATACCGCATTAGAACCAAAGAAAACGGTCACGCAGGAATAAACTAA
- a CDS encoding ammonium transporter, with protein MINEQQEALSKAVESINSDMGALWITIAAILVFFMQAGFTLVEVGFTRSKNSGNIIMKNIMDLCVGSLMFWAVGYGIMYGSDTVLGGFFRLSPAEQGYFFFSADDWYNLFFQTVFCATAATIVSGAIAGRTKFSTYLIYSAILTTIIYPISGSWYWPFDDDAWLNVAGFVDFAGSSVVHAVGGGAALVAAIMVGPRIGKYTDGKVNVIPGHNMILGALGVFILWLGWFGFNGGSQLAWGGSDTVATGSVIINTNLAAAIGAVAALFFTWIKYGKPDISMTLNGALAGLVGITAGCGAVNAWGALAIGLVCGIAVVLSIEGIDKKLKIDDPVGAISVHGVCGFIGTVLVGVFAIDGGLINGGGASLLLVQTYGSLAYILWAVITTFIVLFILKKTIGLRVSKQEELEGLDVHEHDIEVYPEFTTTEK; from the coding sequence ATGATTAACGAACAACAAGAAGCACTAAGTAAAGCTGTTGAAAGTATCAACAGTGATATGGGTGCATTATGGATAACAATAGCTGCCATTTTAGTATTTTTTATGCAAGCTGGTTTTACATTAGTAGAAGTTGGCTTTACACGCAGTAAAAACTCTGGTAACATAATAATGAAAAACATTATGGACCTTTGCGTAGGTTCCTTAATGTTCTGGGCTGTAGGTTACGGAATTATGTATGGTAGCGATACTGTTTTAGGCGGATTTTTTAGATTAAGCCCAGCAGAACAAGGGTATTTCTTCTTTTCTGCAGACGATTGGTACAACTTATTTTTTCAAACAGTATTTTGCGCAACTGCAGCTACAATTGTATCTGGAGCTATAGCAGGGCGTACTAAATTCTCTACTTACCTTATATATTCTGCCATATTAACAACAATTATATACCCTATTTCTGGTAGCTGGTACTGGCCATTTGATGATGATGCATGGTTAAATGTTGCTGGTTTTGTAGACTTTGCCGGTTCTTCTGTAGTACACGCAGTTGGTGGTGGCGCAGCTTTAGTTGCTGCAATTATGGTTGGCCCACGTATTGGCAAATATACAGATGGTAAAGTAAACGTAATTCCAGGACATAATATGATTCTTGGTGCATTAGGTGTATTTATCCTATGGTTGGGTTGGTTTGGCTTTAATGGCGGATCTCAACTTGCATGGGGTGGATCTGATACTGTTGCTACTGGTAGTGTAATTATAAACACAAACTTAGCGGCTGCTATTGGTGCTGTTGCAGCCTTATTTTTTACTTGGATTAAATACGGTAAACCAGATATTTCTATGACACTAAATGGCGCACTAGCTGGTTTAGTTGGTATTACTGCTGGCTGTGGAGCTGTTAACGCTTGGGGCGCACTTGCAATAGGCTTAGTTTGCGGTATAGCCGTAGTACTTTCTATAGAAGGCATAGATAAAAAATTAAAAATTGATGATCCAGTAGGAGCTATATCTGTGCATGGAGTATGCGGATTTATAGGTACCGTGTTAGTAGGTGTATTTGCTATAGATGGCGGACTAATAAATGGTGGTGGCGCTAGCTTATTACTAGTACAAACTTACGGTTCTTTAGCTTACATATTATGGGCTGTTATTACAACATTTATCGTCTTATTTATATTAAAGAAAACTATTGGATTAAGAGTTTCTAAACAAGAAGAATTAGAAGGTTTAGATGTGCATGAACATGATATAGAAGTTTATCCAGAGTTTACAACTACAGAAAAATAA
- a CDS encoding outer membrane beta-barrel protein: MKLNTTTNYLKKLSFSIMMLSSALIFAQEEEEKKLEISGSVDAYFRTNLSADDNAEANGLISPLTSFANETGFALGMANIIASYEGEKTGAVADLVFGPRGEQAITGLNVNQLYAYWNVSEGTKLTMGRFNTYLGYEVISPVGNFNYSTSHLFSSGPFSHTGLKADFTLSDDFSLMLAVMNVTDVDNNLTSQYALGAQLGYAGQYLNLYYDDKANLGFEIDYTGGFDLSDSFYLGINGAYADNDGNGFAGVALYPQIKASETASFGLRGEYFTQIVDGLDDEPSVFATTLTGSFTVEDLTIKPEVRLDAWSNNEPFFNNDGDPSKSLSTFLIAAVYSF, encoded by the coding sequence ATGAAATTGAATACGACAACAAATTACTTAAAAAAATTATCATTTTCAATAATGATGTTATCCTCTGCATTAATATTTGCTCAGGAAGAAGAAGAAAAAAAATTAGAAATTAGCGGGTCTGTTGATGCTTACTTTAGAACAAATTTAAGCGCAGATGATAATGCAGAAGCTAACGGATTAATAAGCCCTCTAACTTCTTTTGCTAATGAAACTGGTTTTGCACTTGGTATGGCAAACATTATTGCTAGTTATGAAGGTGAAAAAACTGGAGCAGTAGCAGATCTTGTTTTTGGACCAAGAGGAGAACAAGCTATTACCGGTTTAAATGTTAACCAATTGTATGCATACTGGAATGTAAGCGAAGGAACAAAGTTAACAATGGGACGTTTTAATACGTATTTAGGATATGAGGTTATTTCTCCTGTAGGTAATTTTAACTACAGCACGTCTCACTTATTCTCTAGCGGGCCTTTTTCTCATACTGGTTTAAAAGCAGATTTTACATTATCTGATGATTTTAGCTTAATGCTTGCTGTAATGAATGTTACAGATGTAGATAATAATTTAACTAGCCAATATGCTCTTGGAGCACAATTAGGTTATGCTGGTCAATATTTAAATCTTTATTATGACGATAAAGCAAACCTAGGTTTTGAGATTGACTATACAGGTGGTTTTGATTTATCTGATAGTTTTTATCTAGGTATAAATGGTGCTTACGCTGATAATGATGGTAATGGTTTTGCTGGCGTTGCATTATACCCACAAATTAAGGCATCAGAAACTGCTTCTTTTGGATTAAGAGGTGAGTATTTTACACAAATTGTTGATGGTTTAGATGATGAGCCTAGCGTATTTGCAACTACTTTAACTGGTAGTTTCACTGTTGAAGATTTAACAATTAAACCAGAGGTTAGATTAGATGCTTGGAGTAATAACGAACCGTTTTTTAATAACGACGGAGATCCTTCAAAAAGCTTATCTACCTTTTTAATTGCAGCAGTTTATTCTTTTTAA
- a CDS encoding DUF1684 domain-containing protein, whose amino-acid sequence MRYTVFLFVMMLLSCNGQKKYHTNEVEEKIAATKSDKLKGILEYHKKLNDEYKDAKTSPLPNKYRKDFEGLDFFEPDTNYVVKARLELALGATPFLMPTTTNQNQEYKLYGRLFFKLNGKDLQLEVYQNQQLIKQEKYKDHLFLPFLDNTNGKETYGGGRYIELSEPDEDFIMVDFNRAYNPYCAYSKKYSCPVVPLVNTLDTEVRAGVKAFNKEH is encoded by the coding sequence ATGAGGTATACAGTATTTTTATTTGTAATGATGTTGTTAAGTTGTAATGGGCAAAAGAAGTATCATACAAATGAGGTTGAAGAAAAAATAGCAGCAACAAAATCTGACAAGCTAAAAGGTATTCTAGAGTATCATAAAAAGTTAAATGATGAGTATAAAGATGCAAAAACCTCTCCGTTGCCTAATAAATACAGAAAAGATTTTGAAGGACTAGATTTTTTTGAGCCAGATACAAATTATGTGGTAAAAGCAAGGTTAGAGTTGGCTTTAGGTGCAACTCCATTTTTAATGCCAACTACAACAAACCAAAATCAAGAATATAAATTATACGGTAGATTGTTTTTTAAATTAAATGGTAAAGATTTACAACTAGAAGTATATCAAAACCAACAATTAATAAAGCAAGAAAAATATAAAGATCATTTGTTTTTGCCTTTTTTAGATAATACAAATGGTAAAGAAACGTATGGAGGAGGAAGATATATAGAGTTATCTGAGCCAGATGAAGATTTTATTATGGTAGATTTTAATAGGGCATACAATCCTTATTGTGCTTATAGTAAAAAGTATTCTTGCCCAGTAGTACCACTTGTAAATACATTAGACACAGAGGTTAGAGCAGGGGTAAAAGCCTTTAACAAAGAGCACTAA